The Streptomyces sp. RKAG293 genome includes a region encoding these proteins:
- a CDS encoding branched-chain amino acid ABC transporter permease — protein sequence MTTDTTTRHQGIIPLPEKAARALVAIGAAATAISTFLPWTWTSAYPGDLTVAGYPGGLQVLALVGALLTLLFTAASYGVRGLRWLNPAGTDSPLFLLTRGMFGVVGYTVVSITVELNGIVNLEPGAYVAIVAALAALIGALALPSRGTAPVNVWKAVFGALDADPPPKPTRTLPSWAELLLIVAAFGIGLYVFTYGIDTAYAELFVGFLIIVAFSFAALTKSGLIARLTTLTTKHRNVAMAAAFTAAAAFPFTQNNDAYTSVGVNILVFATVALGLNVVVGLAGLLDLGYVAFLGVGAYTAALVSGSTSSALGIQFPFWAAALAGAAASLVFGVLIGAPTLRLRGDYLAIVTLGFGEIFRITMNNLNGTTGPDITNGPNGISNVPDLDMFGFNFGDSHETGVNSLGRFGNYYLLMLVFTAIVVLVFRRAGESRIGRAWVAIREDETAATAMGINGFRLKLLAFALGASLAGLAGAVQAHVTYSVTPDQFEFAGTAPPNSAFLLAAVILGGMGTVSGPLIGASLLYLIPVKLQFMHDYQLLLFGLALILLMRFRPEGLVVNRRSKLEYHETDQLSVPAQLTLSDANVGTSKAGA from the coding sequence ATGACCACAGACACCACCACCCGGCACCAGGGGATCATCCCGCTCCCGGAGAAGGCCGCCCGCGCACTCGTCGCCATCGGCGCCGCCGCCACCGCGATCTCCACCTTCCTCCCCTGGACCTGGACCTCCGCATACCCCGGCGACCTCACCGTCGCCGGCTACCCCGGCGGCCTCCAGGTGCTCGCCCTCGTCGGCGCACTCCTCACGCTGCTCTTCACCGCCGCGTCCTACGGCGTACGGGGACTGCGCTGGCTGAACCCCGCCGGCACCGACAGCCCCCTGTTCCTGCTCACCCGCGGGATGTTCGGCGTCGTCGGCTACACGGTCGTCAGCATCACCGTGGAACTCAACGGCATCGTCAACCTCGAACCCGGCGCCTACGTCGCGATCGTCGCTGCCCTCGCCGCGCTCATCGGAGCCCTTGCCCTGCCCAGCCGTGGCACCGCACCCGTCAACGTCTGGAAAGCTGTTTTCGGTGCGCTCGACGCGGACCCGCCCCCCAAACCCACCCGCACCCTCCCCTCCTGGGCGGAACTCCTCCTCATCGTCGCCGCGTTCGGCATCGGCCTCTACGTCTTCACGTACGGCATCGACACCGCGTACGCGGAACTCTTCGTCGGCTTCCTGATCATCGTCGCCTTCAGCTTCGCCGCCCTCACCAAGAGCGGCCTGATCGCCCGGCTGACCACGCTCACCACGAAGCACCGCAACGTCGCCATGGCCGCCGCCTTCACCGCCGCGGCAGCCTTCCCCTTCACCCAGAACAACGACGCCTACACCTCCGTCGGCGTCAACATCCTGGTCTTCGCCACCGTCGCCCTCGGCCTCAACGTCGTCGTCGGCCTCGCGGGCCTGCTCGACCTCGGATACGTCGCATTCCTCGGCGTCGGCGCCTACACCGCCGCCCTGGTATCCGGCTCCACCTCCTCCGCGCTCGGCATCCAGTTCCCCTTCTGGGCCGCAGCACTCGCGGGCGCCGCCGCCTCCCTGGTCTTCGGCGTCCTCATCGGAGCACCCACCCTGCGGCTGCGCGGCGACTACCTCGCCATCGTCACCCTCGGCTTCGGTGAGATCTTCCGCATCACCATGAACAACCTCAACGGCACCACCGGGCCCGACATCACCAACGGACCCAACGGCATCTCCAACGTCCCCGACCTCGACATGTTCGGGTTCAACTTCGGCGACAGCCACGAAACCGGCGTCAACAGCCTCGGCCGATTCGGCAACTACTACCTGCTGATGCTCGTCTTCACCGCCATCGTCGTCCTCGTCTTCCGCCGCGCCGGAGAATCCCGCATCGGCCGCGCCTGGGTCGCCATCCGCGAAGACGAGACCGCCGCCACCGCCATGGGCATCAACGGCTTCCGCCTCAAACTCCTGGCCTTCGCACTCGGCGCCAGCCTCGCCGGACTCGCCGGAGCCGTACAGGCACACGTGACCTACAGCGTCACACCCGACCAGTTCGAGTTCGCCGGAACCGCACCACCCAACTCCGCGTTCCTCCTCGCCGCCGTCATCCTCGGTGGCATGGGAACCGTCAGCGGCCCCCTCATCGGCGCCTCACTGCTCTACCTCATCCCGGTCAAACTGCAGTTCATGCACGACTACCAGCTCCTCCTCTTCGGC
- a CDS encoding branched-chain amino acid ABC transporter permease, giving the protein MHELPQQLANGLILGALYGLIAIGYTMVYGIVQLINFAHGEIFMIGGFGALTAFLVLPTGTALWVALPLMIVGGIVCSVLVAVAAERFAYRPLRNAPRLAPLITAIGLSIALQQAIWKWYPDANKDHPFPRFSGDPFHVGSVTIQRGTIFLLIAAPVCMLALGLFVAKTRMGRGMQATSQDPDTAKLMGINTDRIIVMAFAIGAAFAAVAAVAYGLKDGQISYRMGFLMGLKAFTAAVLGGIGNIYGAMLGGITLGIAEALATGYIDNIPGMGEFGSAWKDVWAFVLLILVLLIRPQGLLGERVADRA; this is encoded by the coding sequence GTGCACGAACTGCCGCAACAGCTGGCCAACGGCCTGATACTCGGCGCGTTGTACGGACTGATAGCAATCGGCTACACGATGGTCTACGGCATCGTCCAGCTGATCAACTTCGCCCATGGCGAGATCTTCATGATCGGGGGATTCGGCGCCCTCACCGCGTTCCTCGTCCTTCCCACCGGCACCGCCCTCTGGGTCGCACTCCCCCTCATGATCGTCGGAGGCATCGTCTGCTCCGTCCTCGTCGCCGTCGCCGCCGAACGGTTCGCCTACCGGCCACTGCGCAACGCCCCCCGGCTCGCGCCGCTCATCACCGCGATCGGCCTGTCCATCGCCCTCCAGCAGGCCATCTGGAAGTGGTACCCCGACGCGAACAAGGACCACCCCTTCCCGCGCTTCTCGGGTGACCCCTTCCACGTCGGCAGCGTCACCATCCAGCGCGGCACGATCTTCCTGCTCATCGCAGCCCCGGTCTGCATGCTCGCCCTGGGCCTGTTCGTCGCCAAGACCCGCATGGGCCGCGGCATGCAGGCGACCAGCCAGGACCCCGACACCGCCAAGCTGATGGGCATCAACACCGACCGCATCATCGTCATGGCCTTCGCCATCGGTGCCGCGTTCGCCGCCGTCGCAGCCGTCGCCTACGGGCTCAAGGACGGCCAGATCAGCTACCGCATGGGCTTCCTCATGGGCCTCAAGGCCTTCACCGCGGCAGTACTCGGCGGCATCGGCAACATCTACGGCGCCATGCTCGGCGGCATCACCCTCGGCATCGCCGAAGCGCTCGCCACCGGCTACATCGACAACATTCCCGGCATGGGCGAATTCGGCTCCGCCTGGAAGGACGTCTGGGCCTTCGTCCTGCTCATCCTCGTCCTGCTGATCCGGCCCCAGGGCCTGCTCGGCGAACGCGTCGCGGATCGGGCGTGA